In Macadamia integrifolia cultivar HAES 741 chromosome 5, SCU_Mint_v3, whole genome shotgun sequence, a single window of DNA contains:
- the LOC122078787 gene encoding uncharacterized protein LOC122078787, whose translation MMEVVAVASFPVVFFNGEREIELGNVEIHPSLGFKKLQSVICQMIGISPHQISISLIREKVSRSSDKRRRLPVTDKTDFAAIVKEEDCFLYIKRLKKERRGKLRQSMGEKDYLSHPIAEKMAAPEKILRRDPGTKPPQYGLVSPYFNQITSPEFLYRGERLGFGLVDYENQLQNLQAQREKYLMSTAANPYAYRDWEDGYMFERPNGRNQAVVSNVVCQVCSAANGKPTAFHWCVYDTVTVGFRSPAGPVARPTKVKNKPCNLQIVCVGWKFIRCWFLHVSLFHWIF comes from the exons ATGATGGAGGTCGTAGCAGTTGCTTCTTTTCCGGTTGTTTTCTTCAATGGAGAACGTGAGATCGAGCTAGGTAATGTTGAGATCCATCCTTCCTTAGGTTTCAAGAAACTGCAATCGGTGATTTGTCAGATGATCGGAATCTCTCCTCATCAGATCTCCATATCGTTAATCCGTGAGAAGGTTTCAAGATCGTCAGATAAACGCCGCAGATTACCAGTTACCGACAAGACAGATTTTGCTGCAATCGTGAAAGAGGAAGATTGTTTCTTGTATATTAAGCgattgaagaaggaaagaagggggAAACTTCGTCAGAGTATGGGAGAAAAAGATTACTTATCTCATCCGATCGCTGAAAAAATGGCTGCTCCAGAGAAGATACTCCGACGGGATCCTGGGACTAAACCACCGCAGTACGGGTTGGTTTCGCCGTATTTCAATCAGATTACATCGCCGGAGTTTCTTTACAGAGGGGAAAGGTTGGGGTTTGGGCTGGTGGATTATGAGAATCAGTTGCAGAACTTGCAGGCGCAGAGAGAGAAGTATCTGATGTCAACCGCCGCTAATCCTTATGCGTACAGAGACTGGGAAGATGGTTACATGTTCGAAAGGCCGAATGGGCGTAACCAGGCGGTGGTCTCGAATGTCGTCTGCCAGGTGTGTTCGGCTGCGAATGGAAAGCCTACAGCGTTCCATTGGTGCGTGTATGACACGGTCACTGTGGGGTTTCGGTCGCCGGCAGGTCCCGTTGCAAGGCCAACCAAAG TCAAGAATAAGCCCTGCAATTTACAGATAGTTTGTGTCGGATGGAAATTTATAAGGTGTTGGTTCCTCCATGTTTCGCTGTTCCATTGGATATTTTGA
- the LOC122078875 gene encoding uncharacterized protein LOC122078875, with protein MADFPPNLDDGELWLPSDIFPDEVSSKMRRMEDLARQIAAYSLLERNQTVAKPPANLVPNLEIKRQSRYGTFTAPQRVGFGFGGVQGVAHKAHNHYVSVKKDDGFRVGLGQLYQHYPMSPAQAQFENYLQARTRVSQWLQNQNEGPTPNHSLPFQLSGACNGRFVRESGGTGVFLPRVATTVDAKKKNGMKKGEETKQREPTKKNDDVEKQERLQLSPEVRLPQDWTY; from the exons ATGGCGGACTTTCCCCCGAACTTAGACGACGGAGAACTCTGGCTTCCTTCAGATATCTTCCCGGACGAAGTTTCCTCTAAGATGAGGCGCATGGAAGACCTTGCTCGACAGATCGCCGCCTACTCTCTTCTCGAACGTAACCAAACCGTTGCTAAACCTCCAGCAAATTTAGTCCCAAACTTAGAG ATTAAAAGGCAGAGCCGGTACGGTACATTTACTGCTCCTCAAAGGGTTGGTTTCGGGTTCGGCGGAGTTCAGGGAGTCGCCCACAAAGCACACAATCATTATGTGTCGGTGAAGAAGGATGATGGGTTTCGTGTTGGTCTGGGACAGCTCTACCAGCATTATCCGATGAGTCCGGCGCAAGCTCAG TTCGAGAACTACTTGCAAGCAAGAACTAGGGTTTCTCAATGGCTACAAAATCAAAACGAGGGTCCAACTCCAAACCACTCTTTGCCATTTCAGCTATCTGGGGCCTGCAATGGCCGTTTTGTGAGAGAATCTGGAGGGACGGGTGTCTTCCTCCCTCGCGTTGCAACAACAGTCGATGCTAAGAAGAAAAATG GTATGAAGAAGGGGGAGGAGACCAAGCAGAGAGAACCAACCAAAAAGAATGATGATGTGGAGAAGCAAGAGAGGCTTCAACTTTCACCTGAGGTGCGTTTGCCTCAAGACTGGACTTATTGA